One genomic window of Prinia subflava isolate CZ2003 ecotype Zambia chromosome 27, Cam_Psub_1.2, whole genome shotgun sequence includes the following:
- the LOC134562295 gene encoding decreased expression in renal and prostate cancer protein-like, with product MEVDLQMDREEEMEVDGDEPGEEEMEVDVEEEKEEEMEVDVEEDIEYMEVYVKDEEEPMPPGSGPGSRAQLLFSPGCRRERPGQPSPAPLLSRLPQGAARAAEPSSSSLPAAAGSGPGSRAQLLFSPGCRRERPGQPSPAPLLSRLPQGAARAAEPSSSSLPAAAGSGPGSRAQLLFSPGCRRERPGQPSPAPLLPGCRRGTRGALAPQGWPQAGSDRGVGKKASTRLLSRQGFEIFAAAARQEPHEHRRPGQASTLSCQQMELPEHQPFLSLRKELQLLSLQSGVQGPQLSQFGRQVPCRQDDKAA from the exons atggaagTGGATTTACAGATGGATAGAGAGGAAGAGATGGAAGTGGATGGAGATGAGCCTGGAGAGGAAGAAATGGAGGTAGATGttgaagaggagaaggaggaagaaatggaGGTAGATGTGGAAGAGGACATTGAGTACATGGAGGTTTATGTCAAAGATGAGGAGGAGCCCATG CCGCCAG GGAGCGGCCCGGGCAGccgagcccagctcctcttctctcccgGCTGCCGCAGGGAGCGGCCCGGGCAGccgagcccagctcctcttctctcccgGCTGCCGCAGGGAGCGGCCCGGGCAGccgagcccagctcctcttctctcccgGCTGCCGCAGGGAGCGGCCCGGGCAGccgagcccagctcctcttctctcccgGCTGCCGCAGGGAGCGGCCCGGGCAGccgagcccagctcctcttctctcccgGCTGCCGCAGGGAGCGGCCCGGGCAGccgagcccagctcctcttctctcccggctgccgcggggagcggcccgggcagccgagcccagctcctcttctctcccgGCTGCCGCAGGGAGCGGCCCGGGCAGccgagcccagctcctcttctccccggctgccggcgggggacacggggggctCTGGCTCCGCAGGGCTGGCCGCAGGCTGGATCAGATCGAGGGGTGGGTAAGAAAGCATCCACCCGCCTCCTCTCCCGGCAGGGCTTTGAGATCTTTGCAGCTGCCGCCCGGCAAGAACCACACGAGCACCGCAGGCCTGGGCAAGCTTCaactctttcctgccagcaaaTGGAACTCCCAGAGCACCAGCCCTTCCTGAG cctcaggaaggagctgcagttGTTGTCCCTCCAGAGTGGGGTACAAGGGCCACAGCTGTCCCAGTTTGGGAGACAG GTGCCTTGCAGACAGGATGACAAGGCAGCATGA
- the LOC134562293 gene encoding uncharacterized protein LOC134562293: MEAIEELPLPAGLRARTFPAKLWRLLNSPRVRSLRWDSRARGLLIDRCLFERELLSPGGAQGPAPGTFRATQFRSFVRQLYRYGFHKVPGWLGAATAGDAGAWLHYSNPWFRRDRPDLLLRIRRRTAANRQRRAAGREGRCPRPCGSRQLPGERPPLPPRRPPSAFLPLHRERGPDGRELRCPRPGRFQQLPRERPPLARRPPCGFHLLHRDRPGPARREGPSRFQELYGERPLPAQREVLRVPPCHFLGLHGERLWLLGREGPPDRFQELCGEQQPLLDREVLRIQPCSFQQLHGEQQPPACRPPAAPGTSAPSAPAGSAGCAASPASSSEQSAPVKEESPPLDLGLEVEKMIREIRRSLSERSPASLASSSAQSAPAAEESPPLDLGLQVEKMIREIRSSLPERSLSAQGNLNVAPEPSGEDAVNRAAAEEASSGTESCRNSSPEPKEPDLV; this comes from the exons ATGGAAGCCATTGAGGAGCTGCCGCTGCCCGCCGGGCTCCGCGCCCGCACCTTCCCCGCCAAGCTGTGGCGCCTGCTGAACAGCCCCCGCGTCCGCTCCCTGCGCTGGGACAGCCGCGCCCGGGGGCTGCTCATAGACCGCTGCCTCTTCGAGCGGGAGCTGCTCAGCCCGGGCGGCGCCCAGGGGCCGGCCCCGGGCACCTTCAGGGCCACGCAGTTCCGCAGCTTCGTGCGCCAGCTCTACCGCTACGGCTTCCACAAGGTGCCGGGCTGGCTGGGCGCCGCTACGGCGGGCGATGCCGGGGCCTGGCTGCACTACAGCAACCCCTGGTTTCGCCGCGACCGCCCCGACCTCCTGCTCCGCATCAGGCGCCGAACCGCGGCCAACAGgcagcggcgggcggcggggcgggaggggcgctgcccccggccctgcGGCTCCCGGCAGCTCCCCGGGGagcggccgccgctgccgcccaGGCGCCCGCCCAGCGCCTTCCTCCCACTGCACAGGGAGCGGGGCCCGGACGGGCGGGAGCtgcgctgcccccggcccggccgcttccagcagctgccccgggagcggccgccgCTCGCCCGGCGCCCGCCCTGCGGCTTCCACCTGCTGCACAGGGACcggccggggccggcccggcgggAGGGGCCGAGCCGCTTCCAGGAGCTCTACGGGGAGCGGCCGCTGCCCGCCCAGCGGGAGGTGCTCCGGGTCCCGCCCTGCCACTTCCTCGGGCTCCACGGGGAGCGGCTGTGGCTGCTCGGGCGGGAGGGGCCCCCCGACCGCTTCCAGGAGCTCTgcggggagcagcagcctctgctggaccGGGAGGTGCTcaggatccagccctgcagcttccagcagctccacggggagcagcagcccccagcctgcaggCCACCAG CTGCTCCGGGCACTTCAGCCCCCAGTGCtccagctggcagtgctggctgtgcagcatCACCGGcctccagctcagagcagagtgCACCTGTGAAAGAGGAGTCACCACCACTGGATCTGGGCCTTGAAGTGGAGAAAATGatcagggagatcaggagatcCCTGTCTGAAAGGTCTCCAGCATCACTGGCCTCCAGCTCAGCGCAGAGtgcacctgcagcagaggagtCACCACCACTGGATCTCGGCCTTCAGGTGGAGAAGATGATCCGGGAGAtcaggagctccctgcctgAGAGGTCTCTCTCTGCTCAG ggGAATCTTAATGTTGCCCCTGAGCCTTCAGGAGAGGATGCTGTgaacagggctgcagcagaggaagcttCATCTGGCACcgagagctgcaggaacagttCCCCAGAGCCCAAGGAGCCTG aTCTCGTGTGA